The window ACATAGACTACAACCAGACTGCGACCGGCTTATGGCACAACTGGTCcttgatattataataaaaaattatgagtaagtacagtcaaaaaaatagtacataatgTATGCAGCCCCCAAAAAAATGTACCGTAGAGGTAGattcaaatttaataatttgttaggGTTTTGAGATGGTTTTGATACGGTCTTGACGAATTGGGCTCCTTTTCACACCACACACAGCAGCAGCACTGATTTCTGAAACTGTATCTGCTACGCTCCGCCCGCGCCGTAGTGGAAACGTCGTAGCACGCCGTAGCACTCGGAGATGAGATTTCACCGTCCATTCACATAGTAAATTAGtaacttacggctcgattcgggaaatgaattagatctctactagatctcaacaagttacgatatggataatttaaagatatgtcaattttgacgtttccgcgattctggaggtcctcttgaacgatttcgacaagttatgacttagatatccaagtcacatctagtcgatatataatgtaaatctagttgatctctatttcgtctctagatcttgtgattatctcgtttcccgaatacgcgtgttattgttattaatttgtATAGATCGTGTCATTCACGAAGACGTGTATCTTGACTAGTATTGTCAATAGTCAAGACGTATTTCTACGACCGTAGGGCTATGATAGTTGGCTCTTCATCATTTGTCAATTTAAAATAACATAAAGCGCTGCATTTTTGTGATCGCTATAACTAATGCTGtcggaaaataataaaatttgcctatcttcgaAAAACTTTACCAACCCAATTGTCACGTTATaagaaatatgtaagtgcgaaagtggcataacaggtgataaaaatgagACCATGATATCAGTAGAGCTAAAATGGTCAgcttttatcatttgtcaccgtgttgtcaccatgcctgtcacgttctaacaaatatgtaagtgcgaaagtgacgcattgCATGACATGATAAAAAGgtgaccatgataccgcttcaATATTATTTCAATGTAGAGAATAAATCCCCTGTTAACAACCAAATTATCAGTTATTGTTCTAGAAATACATATTTGGGAAGGTCAGTAGAATAATGATGAGGCCAGCCAAGTGCTTAATTCCGAGTAAGCAGCAGAAAACGTGAGGCATTCTCTTTATGACTCACTAAAACCACTAATACGACCTTTCAGCTTTAAGAATTAATGCTATAATTTCGAGTGCTTAGTGTACGtcagatttatttttatttatgatactGCCATCATTTCTATTTCCCTCTTTTTTTAAGTAATAAGATATATACTTtaacaattataaaaaaacaacattaaaactacctatgaattaaagatttaaaaactaaactaaaattaaaataaacctaggtacctacttaaaaattaaagtaatacttataatactatataaaaactaaaatatactaataaaataaatgaaaataaaaaatgttttaaaaagaaTACCCTTTCTCTCTTTTTCGAAATCTAGTGAAAtacttgttttaatttaataaatatttatttagctgAATTGAGAACCTCTCTTGTTTTTAAACTCTGGTAAAAAAGCATTGCATTCCACGTTTAGATGAAAATGTCAACATACATTCTCTCATCTCAATAACGATACACATCACAGCAGTCATAAAATATTAGTTCCAGACAGATTATACCCAACATTATGGGGAGAGGGTGAAATATTCTCCCTAACAAGCCAAATTCAACCTTAAATCTTTGCTATAAAGCTCAAGTTATCACGGTGTTATTTCCCATGTCATGGAGTATCGAAATGCAAGTTCGTTGACCTTTGCGAATCTGAATAAATGTAAAATGACATCCGTATTCATTAATGTCGATATCTGTGGATGCTCTATTGTAATAAATgaaaggtaaaataaataaatgtaatattacAGAATTATTTTACACAGATTAATCTAGTCTTACAGTAAGCCTAGTAAGCCCTGTTTattaataagaataagaataagaattatttattgccacacacatacaagaaaacaaagacgataaaaacaaaacaaacaaaaaaattcaCATGTTGAACAATAAGTACGTGTTGAACCAGCAACAATGAAATTAACATAGATTGACATTAATCGTTCTTATGTTATAAAACTTACACATAAACAACCAATAGTGTGACAATAGGGATGGACTCAGCATTTGCTGTGTTACAGACTAGCTGTCACAGCGCTGGTTTTCAGTTCACCCCTTAATGATTAATGATGATGAAAATACCCACTTTAAACTGTTATTTAATCGTTCTTTCAACGTCCACAGTCGGATTTAACGTGACGCGTGACATTATATTTATTCGAAGAAAACTGACATTGCATTCAGAGCCATCCTTTAtctttattataaaagaaattgtccataatataattatttatctaCTCGTATTTCCAAAAAtcagtatacctacctaagacAATGCTTTATCCACTTCATTGCCGCTACCTATTGTTAGTAATTATATAGTATTCTGCTGATGTTGAATATcagcgcgattcggaaaatgaattagagattaactagatacgatatagtaaagatatgtgacgttccacggcaaaaggtacctgatgacggcaataatattggagtggcgttgATAATAGCGtaataagcgccaaccgccatagggtaccttttgacgtgggacgtcacatatcattactaattcatatctagtgatagtgtctaattcatttcccgaatggcGCCGTAGTATATCATCATTACCAATAGCGGCAATATTTACTTCTCGTCCTTATTTTACAGAATTTGTGATTTGTTTACCTACGTTTCATTATTGGTGCATTTGTAATGGGGGTGTTTGCCACAGTTGGTAGTTCGACCAAAACATTAATACATACCCAGTTTAGGTACTCTAAGTGATGTGGccatctgccgtattcgaacttcaggatattcacaagagacgacacgtactaaatccattctagatacgttatagtttagatatcaactagttctcttttgcagcgcaattcgggcaaccaatgtcacttttacgttagatagagtaagatatttgttagatgtgaattggatctcgaagtcatatcctgtggaaatcgttcaagagtatctccacaatcgttcaaatgtcaaatttgacaggttagatcttaaacatatctttattgtatctcggtgatgtctaaaagatatctaatagatatctatttcaaaatccgaatcgggcccacaatGTATTCCCAGTTTAGGTACTCTAAGTGATATGGCCGTTTCATTACAAATTTATTCCTTAGTAAAATAATTCAGTTTACCTATTGAAATTAGACGTTGTTTTTAAGTATACCAAATGAAACACATCATACTCATAATATCaactttattataaaaaaattggcAGTCAATGAAAATTGTAATATCAAATTGTCTCAGTAGAAGCCGAGTAATAAATTTCAGCCAAATTAATTATATCATTAACAGAATATTATATTAACAATATTTGTTTACAATATTAAATGCTTTGGAACAACAATTAACAAGATTTGTCATATTCAAGCCTTAACTAATCTAAATTCACGAGAAATTAAAAGAGTCACTTTGTACGGCATCTCCAAAAAAGTTACCCTTTTCATCATGAGTGGAAATCAACAATACTTTGCTGTCGTCTCATCATATAGCGAACTGGGAGCAATAGTTTGGGGTCGCGTCTTTTAATAACCATTGTCTTAATAATCTTTGAGGTAGGGCCCTACTGCTAaaaacgaaaatcgaaatttgatTCTTTCTCTCTTTCGCtcaaatatgcaagagtgatagagaggcaaataacGAAATTACAATTTTCGTTTATTGCTGTAGCTCTACCGCAAATGAATAGCTCTGATAAAGGATCAAAATCAGCGACAAATAATACCtataaatttactaaaatacgaGTAGTAAGGTCACAAGACAcagattttttaataaatcattgttgaaataataaatacacaTCGCATAAGTATATTGAGAACGCAGTCTAAATGTTCGCAACACCACTTCAGaagtaaattataaactaattaaCTTCTATTCAATGGCACTTGCTGTTTTACTATAAACTAATCGATTACTAATTTATGCGTCTTACGCCATCTGATACTATTTACAAAACACCTTTgccatttaaataaatgtaatgaaAATGGCAATGGATTGCGTTTTGAACGCACTACCAACGGTTCAGTCACGCTTAATAAACTAAGTTTAAAATCTTAAAACTAATGTAATTGATATTAAAAACCTTTAAAATTTGTCAGCAAGCCACATTTGCAGAAATCACAAATGCTTTACAACCTCTGCAATCGCCAAAGACAATAATAAAAAAGCCTGCTGCAAAGGCGTAAActgcaaataattacttatctaTGACTCCATATTCTTAGCAAAACAGGAAACTCCCTGAATATGTAATTGAAGTTACATATTCGTTATTATCCATTTGTGCGCGAAAACAATAACCTCCAACTGTGCCTGACAGTTGAGCTATTGTGATTTTGCTTGCTTAGAATATGAGGTCTCTTATGCTCTTCCACACGACACAATCTTATAGGAATTACGACGTTGtcaaaaacctaaaaaaatactTCTCAACCTTCGCCTCAAATAAAATTACATCGAGTTTAAAAGTCATAACTTTTAAAGGTTTAGAAACTTAATATAAGCTTCTAGAGATCCATGCTAAACGTTTCCTGTGACTCGTCGAACGAGATGGAATTCGAGCGGGTATTTTTCTGTGTTGGCAACACTGAGACGTTGCCAGCGCCGGGGTTTTTCAACATGGCGGCCGGTAGCGAGCATTTCGGCGGCGTCTGAGAGATTGGAGACTGCCGTAGAGACAACATGAAAGACCTTTCGTAGACTATCCTGGTGCCTGGAAAGAAGagaataacataattattataagtgTTCAATATCAGTCCTCGATTGTTTAGTTTTCATAATGGCATCTACTCGTACATTAGTACCTAATACTAAAAAGACGACATGGAACACCAGGTATTAGTTAGTAAGTTTTGCACCGTGCATTGTTCCAATGACATAATTGTAAAATTTAGGTACTTTATGTAGGTAGTAATCGAGCACGAGGGTCGAGTCTTCCAATGCAATGTTTACATGCGCTTGCACATGTATAATAAAACAAACTATTTCTCGTCTATTTAAACAATCTTTAACTACTATAAACATGGCAGATATAAACCGCTTGACGTGGATGGCACAACGTTCCTCATTTTATTATACCTAGTCATTCCATCAGCTTACAATGTGAAGCATATCTTATAAGTAAGGACTTAAAGTTAATAATATCTTGAAGCATATTGTCTGCCTCCTAAAGACAGTTTGACCATAACTTTCCCTACGTCGTCATATCTAATATGTTCTTGTTATCTTTATCAGTTTGGAACCTGACATTAAGTACCCTTGATAAAGATATTCTATTTACAACAACCTCTACAAACATAAAACATAAGCCATTAGCAGTAAGCCAAGAAGTGAAGTTTAGCCAATATAGTGAcgttcaggccgcgtagccaagatgccaatcgctaacgctccgtagcgatcgaaacgcaactgtcactgtcacacaaatggggaagagtgatagagatacataatgcttttcgttgtcgaagcgatagcgattgtaaccttggctagggggccAGTACCTGCAGCAAATAGAATTGCTTTAATTAAGTTTAGCACAGTGTTTTGCACAAGCAATTTCGCGCTGTCTAATAAGAACCCGATTCAAATATAACAACTGTTATGGTTTTTATTATGACACGACCTTGATGATCGCTCACGCTGACTGGCTCATGCGAAAAGAAATGAAAGTCGTGCGTAAAATGCGCGCCAATCACCAAAATAATCTCCAaggtatcaaaaccagttcaaaccaTTATAAAATGTTATCAAAATTAGAATTGACCTCCAGAGTTTTACTATTTGACTACCTATCAACTCAAATGTTATTTCTACGTGTTTGTTTTAAGCAACACACGTCAAGTTACACGTGTATTGTATAACTCTTTTAACACTTTTAAAGCGTAAACCCTCCAGTTTAATATCTCTGTTTACTCAAATTCTCGCGGTCAAGGTTACAGAACGCGTGTTGTACAAAAACCATGAAAAAAAACAAGCGAATGTAACTATAATACGTCTTATGTCAAATGCTGTAAGAACTGTGTAGTTCGTATTGTTATTGTGGTTTTATTTGACGCTGTGTTATCCAGTGCATTTTTCACGATAATAGGTAAGTATTGCGCAGTTAACAGTGAGTAGGGAAATAATACGATTTTAACCGCATGGCTTAGCGGGATAAACAATTGATTCAATAAGAGTTTATTGACCACAAAACGTAGGTATAGCAAAGATTAAATGAAATTTATACCTACAATTGTAATAGTAGGTATTCTACACTAGTAATTAAGTAACAACTTTAGTGGTTTTTGCTGTGCGTCGTACTCTGAATTTACGTTTGTCTCTAATACCTTCTAGTATTTTCACATATCACAATCAATATTCGTCAAACTCCTAAGTGGATTTCTTAAACTAAAGAATAGATGACAAGGCTTTTTAACTAGATTAATAATTTACACACCAAATGCAAGTATCTCTTGTAAGTTTTAGTAGTaaccatacacataaataatcCATTTACGGTATTTACTTTGTAATCATGCGAGCAGATTGGGCAGCCTTGGGGCCCGTTTAACCTCGTGACCTCATCAGCATATCGCCCACAGTTGCTAACCTATCGGTAGACTACGAAGAAGCTAATATGAAACATCTTTAGTTTTTGTGAATATACAAATATATCCTCTCATTTTCATCGCATTATCCCGCTAATTCGCTTTCCAACCACCATACCACAATCCCCACTGTATGGTATGAGATGTTATAAAAAGAGATATACATAGAGATTATAGTACAGGGGACAAACCTTTTCTAAAACGGAATCCTGGCTTGCTACCTGCCTAACTACCTGGCTTTTTTATACCATCCTTTCCCTTACTTATTcttctttataatttttataataggAATGAAATAATGACGTTTACTTAgctatattatacctacattttttaggtaactacttacctaCAAATATTATTGACGTAAATGTTTAGATTATATTTTAGTTAAGGAGACTATTAAACTAAGTATGCCTTAAAATCAACTTCTGTGATGTGAAATTGATAATATTTTTCCATACATTGTGATTTTGGGATATGTTACTTTTATGCGACATTTATTCTGCGTATGAGCGTATGAGAGTCGTATGAATGGTCCCGGAAGAATCATCTagttaaaaaaaactgtttgaCCCACATAAATACAATGCAGCTCACAACTCAAAAGTAGGTCACACCGCATCTTAATCCGCGACATGCAAACGTGATATTTCCTACCTCGTTAACACCTCATGTCAAGGTCCACGTGACCACCATAAATAAACCAATTTAACCTACAATCAAACGGTGGTGACTAATTTACCAAGCCATGTGGCATTACATAACCACATGTGTAAACAACTAAACACACAGACCACACAGTTGAAGATAACTTTACTACCTGACCTTGACGGAAATACGCGTTTTTGCGGCCCCTACCGATTTGTGTTTCTGGACATTTATTATTCTCAGACGTTAAACTTGAATTTACTTCGGAATAAATCGTTTTACAATTCGTTTCACGTTGTGTACCTAATTGAAGATTCCAAGCAGGATTTAAAGTTAAGTAGCTACTTATAAATTCTTATTAAGTCATAACTATTGATGGTATATTGAGTCGATTTGTTCGCCACTTACTTTGTGCAAGTTCTGGCGACAAAAGTTCTATGTCGCATCTAAATTTACGCTCGTTGCAATTCAGGCCCTCTCGAGGTTAATACAGCTAATGGACAAATGCATCCTGAGGTCAATGACCTAATCAATTTAGCAACATGAACAACATACACCTAGCAACATATAGGTATAACCATGTCAACAATCTAGACAACTTTATCGCGGAAAGATAAAATATTGAGCGCGAGGCAAATCGCGCAGATAAGAGACAAAATTATGTAGCTAACCTACCTTAAATAATGAGGAATTTTATATTAGGAACGGCATTTTGTGCTTTAATAACATTAGATAAGGTCGaaattacaattacaaattACCTCCAGGGGTAGTGGAATATATGGTGCCTCCAGGCGTGCTGGAATAAACATCAGGCATCTGCGCCGGGTCCGAGATCAGCACCCGCCTCGTCGGGATCGACTGGCTGTGCGTCGCTTGCCTCGCAATAGGGGACGCGGACATtgtgacttatttttttgctggtaaagttcaaatttcacaAACACTGGCACACTGTCGGAGGAGGAATGAGCGACTGAGCCGGGCGCTGGCGGGGCCTAAAATAAATACGAACAACGCGCACGTATAGGCAACGTGTCGCACACTCGCGCCTCGCATCAAAACACGCTGAGATTATTCGATAGATGTTACAGTGATTACGGGAGGTGAATCTCTGTGAGGCTAATACAACTTGTACATGATTATGTGTAATTCCTCCCAATGATAAAAACTACCTCTGTCAGGGGGAAGAAGAGCGGGAAAAAAAATGGAGAGCTGGCGGAGTAATTGGcattaaataatgtaaaaaaaaatattaaagtatTTTCAAGGGACAAAGTACCCATTTTTCACAAATCAGTAAGCTTAGTAAGGCTTGGTATTGGATGACCATAATATGTATACCCCAgatatatatagataaatacataaaagACCCCCAtagctcaggaacaaata of the Cydia fagiglandana chromosome 17, ilCydFagi1.1, whole genome shotgun sequence genome contains:
- the LOC134672925 gene encoding eukaryotic translation initiation factor 4E-binding protein; translation: MSASPIARQATHSQSIPTRRVLISDPAQMPDVYSSTPGGTIYSTTPGGTRIVYERSFMLSLRQSPISQTPPKCSLPAAMLKNPGAGNVSVLPTQKNTRSNSISFDESQETFSMDL